A DNA window from Hymenobacter aquaticus contains the following coding sequences:
- a CDS encoding RNA methyltransferase has product MRKRTMEELNRLSVADFKSTQKFPLTLVLDNVRSLHNVGSAFRTADAFAIEKIWLCGITGRPPQREITKTALGSTESVAWEYAATTVEAIAQLKAAGYVVVAVEQTDASQLLPAFRPRSGQPYALVMGNEVFGVDDEVLALCDAAVEIPQFGTKHSLNVSVAAGVVLWDFIAKLNQAGS; this is encoded by the coding sequence ATGCGCAAAAGAACAATGGAAGAGCTGAACCGGCTCTCGGTGGCAGACTTCAAAAGTACGCAAAAATTCCCCCTGACCCTGGTGCTCGACAACGTGCGCAGCCTGCACAACGTGGGCTCGGCCTTCCGCACCGCCGACGCCTTTGCCATCGAGAAAATCTGGCTCTGCGGCATCACCGGCCGGCCCCCGCAGCGCGAAATCACCAAGACGGCCCTGGGCAGCACCGAGTCGGTAGCCTGGGAATACGCCGCTACCACCGTCGAGGCCATTGCCCAGCTCAAGGCGGCCGGCTACGTGGTGGTGGCCGTGGAGCAAACCGACGCCAGCCAGCTGCTGCCCGCCTTCCGGCCCCGGTCCGGCCAGCCCTACGCCCTGGTGATGGGCAACGAGGTGTTCGGGGTAGACGACGAGGTGCTGGCCCTGTGCGACGCGGCGGTGGAAATTCCGCAGTTCGGCACCAAGCATTCGTTGAACGTATCGGTGGCCGCCGGCGTGGTGCTCTGGGACTTTATAGCGAAGCTGAACCAGGCCGGCTCCTGA
- a CDS encoding T9SS-dependent M36 family metallopeptidase, whose protein sequence is MKLTSTVSVYRALALAALLAVPALGSAQNAPLDRALSQLTAQRSRFGLSESDLTNPAVTNQYTDKHNGVTHVYLRQRHEGIEILDAVADAHVTSTGKVTALHSTFLPNVAAAARTTTPTLTPAQAVEAAARALQVAAPRSLNAEVAATPAEGLTFSDGGISQDKIKAKLMYLPVAGGDLRLVYDVLLWPTTSDDAWSVRVDARTGALVSKYSYTVHEPVSFAQLTERAVSVMKMPETAPATANKVNVPNSYNVWPITVESPIHGPRQLAVNPADAVASPFGWHDDNGVAGPEYTITRGNNVHAYDDRNNRNAYIANSSVSPDGGPNLEFDFPYDPNLRQVGNLKLAVTNLFYWNNVMHDIMFRKGFTEGAANFQQKNYTNLGLGNDQVKAEAQDGGGTNNANFSTPPDGTRGKMQMYNWSAAPGTLIVASPASVAGTYPAGLADFGRTVNSLGSTYRGKLVLVNDGSAKPSRGCNGPLLNPAALSGNIAVIDRGKCTFASKIQLAQAAGARMVVVVDTAGAATVGGMTGASPDTVGIRIPSVFITQALGARLKQAMEGGPVMVGGTGGAGPDGDFDNGIVAHEYGHGISNRLTGGGTGACLPTSTNGVPNETMGEGWSDFFGLWMTTKPGDVGTTARGVGTYAVNQLPTGAGIRRKPYSTDFTVNNYTYAFIGTGSGQYSETHDVGEVWATVLWDLNWALINKYGYNADLTAATGGNNICLQLVLDGCKLQKCTPGFLDGRDAILKADSLNNRHANSALIWQVFARRGMGANAVQGTASVGDNTAGFELPTVLSTQKVLNEKLLEVYPNPAADQLIVRTQVSSKAPVQIEMLTMMGRKVLGTSASAAHIQAEGARLNTTELANGMYVVRLTTSEGTITKKVMVQH, encoded by the coding sequence ATGAAGTTAACTTCTACTGTGTCCGTGTACCGGGCGCTGGCGCTGGCGGCCCTGTTGGCCGTGCCGGCGCTGGGTTCCGCCCAGAATGCCCCCCTCGACCGGGCCCTGAGCCAACTGACGGCCCAACGGAGCCGTTTCGGTCTGAGCGAGTCGGACCTGACCAACCCGGCCGTTACCAACCAGTACACCGACAAGCACAACGGGGTGACCCACGTGTACCTGCGGCAGCGCCACGAAGGCATTGAAATTCTGGATGCCGTAGCCGATGCCCACGTCACGAGCACGGGCAAGGTAACGGCGCTGCACAGCACCTTCCTGCCCAACGTAGCCGCCGCGGCCCGCACCACCACGCCTACCCTGACGCCGGCCCAGGCCGTGGAAGCCGCCGCCCGCGCCCTGCAGGTAGCTGCCCCCCGCAGCCTGAACGCGGAAGTGGCCGCCACTCCGGCCGAAGGCCTGACCTTCAGCGACGGCGGCATTTCGCAGGACAAGATCAAAGCCAAGCTGATGTACCTGCCCGTAGCCGGCGGCGACCTGCGCCTGGTGTACGACGTGCTGCTGTGGCCCACTACCAGCGACGACGCCTGGTCGGTGCGCGTGGATGCCCGCACCGGCGCCCTGGTGAGCAAGTATTCCTACACGGTACACGAGCCCGTGTCGTTTGCCCAGCTCACGGAGCGCGCCGTGTCGGTGATGAAGATGCCCGAAACGGCACCGGCCACCGCCAACAAGGTGAACGTGCCCAACAGCTACAACGTGTGGCCCATTACCGTGGAAAGCCCCATCCACGGCCCGCGTCAGCTTGCCGTCAATCCCGCTGACGCCGTGGCCTCGCCCTTCGGCTGGCACGACGACAACGGCGTAGCCGGCCCGGAGTACACCATCACGCGCGGCAACAACGTGCACGCCTACGACGACCGCAACAACCGGAACGCCTACATTGCCAACTCCAGCGTGAGCCCCGATGGCGGCCCCAACCTGGAATTTGACTTCCCCTACGACCCCAACCTGCGCCAGGTCGGCAACCTGAAGCTAGCCGTTACCAACCTGTTCTACTGGAACAACGTGATGCACGACATCATGTTCCGCAAGGGCTTCACGGAAGGCGCCGCCAACTTCCAGCAGAAGAACTACACAAACCTGGGCCTGGGCAACGACCAGGTGAAGGCGGAGGCGCAGGACGGCGGCGGCACCAACAACGCCAACTTCAGCACCCCGCCCGATGGCACGCGCGGCAAAATGCAGATGTACAACTGGAGCGCCGCCCCCGGCACCCTGATTGTGGCCTCGCCCGCTTCGGTAGCCGGCACCTACCCCGCCGGTCTGGCCGATTTCGGCCGCACCGTCAACTCGCTGGGTAGCACCTACCGCGGCAAGCTGGTATTGGTAAACGACGGCTCGGCCAAGCCCTCCCGCGGCTGCAACGGCCCCCTGCTGAACCCGGCCGCCCTGAGCGGCAACATCGCCGTAATCGACCGGGGCAAGTGCACGTTTGCCTCGAAAATCCAGCTGGCGCAGGCCGCTGGTGCCCGCATGGTGGTAGTAGTGGATACGGCCGGCGCGGCCACCGTGGGCGGCATGACCGGCGCTTCCCCCGACACGGTCGGCATCCGGATTCCGTCGGTCTTCATCACCCAGGCCCTGGGTGCCCGGCTTAAGCAGGCCATGGAAGGCGGCCCCGTGATGGTGGGTGGCACCGGCGGCGCTGGCCCCGATGGCGACTTCGACAACGGCATCGTGGCCCACGAATACGGCCACGGCATCTCCAACCGCCTCACCGGCGGCGGTACGGGCGCCTGCTTGCCGACCTCTACCAACGGGGTTCCCAACGAAACGATGGGTGAAGGCTGGAGCGACTTCTTCGGCCTGTGGATGACCACCAAGCCCGGCGACGTAGGCACCACCGCCCGCGGCGTAGGGACTTACGCCGTAAACCAGCTGCCCACCGGCGCCGGTATTCGCCGCAAGCCTTACTCGACCGACTTCACGGTGAACAACTACACCTACGCCTTCATCGGCACGGGCAGCGGCCAGTACTCGGAAACCCACGACGTGGGTGAGGTATGGGCCACGGTGCTGTGGGACCTGAACTGGGCGCTGATCAACAAATACGGCTACAACGCCGACCTCACGGCCGCAACCGGCGGCAACAACATCTGCCTGCAACTGGTACTCGACGGCTGCAAGCTGCAGAAGTGCACGCCCGGCTTCCTCGACGGCCGCGACGCCATCCTGAAGGCCGACAGCCTGAACAACCGCCACGCCAACTCGGCCCTGATCTGGCAGGTATTCGCCCGTCGGGGCATGGGTGCCAACGCCGTACAGGGCACAGCCAGCGTCGGCGACAACACCGCCGGCTTCGAGCTGCCCACCGTGCTGAGCACGCAGAAGGTTCTCAACGAGAAGCTGCTGGAAGTGTATCCGAACCCCGCCGCTGATCAGCTGATCGTGCGGACCCAGGTGAGCAGCAAGGCTCCGGTGCAAATCGAGATGCTGACCATGATGGGCCGCAAGGTGCTGGGTACGTCGGCTTCGGCCGCGCACATCCAGGCCGAAGGTGCCCGCCTCAACACCACGGAGCTGGCCAACGGCATGTACGTAGTGCGCCTGACGACCTCGGAAGGCACGATTACCAAGAAGGTAATGGTGCAGCACTAA
- a CDS encoding XrtX-associated membrane protein, giving the protein MLTSLTKPAARRRPLVLALRATVAALLVAGLFLVGLNAEPVFSLLTLGWQKLFLALGLAERAAALQQGVSGLVTTRSLPAVASYALLYTGACLVLLTAVLFDAARMRVVLALYAAVFGACAVLLLGGKLLGDASWAYQLGRRLIDFIVSPLPVIIFIPLLRWYVPLAPPRPS; this is encoded by the coding sequence ATGCTGACTTCTCTCACGAAGCCCGCCGCCCGGCGCCGCCCGCTGGTGCTGGCCCTGCGCGCTACGGTAGCCGCGCTGCTGGTAGCCGGGCTCTTTCTGGTGGGTCTGAACGCAGAGCCGGTTTTCAGTCTGCTCACGCTGGGCTGGCAGAAGCTGTTTCTGGCCCTGGGCCTGGCCGAGCGGGCCGCCGCTTTGCAGCAGGGCGTCAGCGGCCTGGTCACGACGCGCAGCCTGCCGGCCGTGGCGTCTTATGCCCTGCTCTACACCGGGGCCTGCCTGGTGCTGCTCACGGCCGTGCTGTTCGACGCGGCCCGGATGCGGGTGGTGCTGGCCCTCTACGCGGCCGTGTTTGGGGCCTGCGCCGTGCTGCTGCTGGGCGGGAAGCTGCTCGGCGACGCCAGCTGGGCCTACCAGCTCGGGCGCCGCCTCATCGACTTCATCGTGTCGCCCTTGCCGGTTATCATTTTTATTCCGCTGCTGCGTTGGTACGTGCCGCTGGCGCCACCGCGCCCCTCCTAG
- the mutS gene encoding DNA mismatch repair protein MutS, whose protein sequence is MHGTLGPAPVIDTPLMKQYYQLKEQHPGALLLFRVGDFYETFGEDAVTASRILDITLTKRGAGTSSETPLAGFPHHALDNYLPKLVRAGQRVAICDQLEDPKQAKGLVKRGITELVTPGVSFNDNVLERRSNNYLAAVHFGKQECGIAFLDISTGEFLVAQGDHAYLGKLLQNFSPAEVLFCKKSRSEFEQHYGPDYCHYALDEWVFGADYTYETLTRHFNTASLKGFGIDGLREGITAAGCIMHYLAETKHTDIGHIASIGRLEEDKYVWLDRFTVRNLELVHAQHPGGVPLIDILDQTVTPMGARLLRKWVVLPLKEPAQIQRRLDTVEGLLDNPELLGELVQHLKQINDLERLISKVAVRRINPRELLQLSRALDAVGPIRVLLAGSGMRALQKLADQLNACETLREEIKAKIRPDAPILTNQGNVLNEGIDAELDELRSIAFSGKDYLFQLQQREIQNTGISSLKVAYNKVFGYYLEVTNSHKDKVPATWIRKQTLVNAERYITEELKTYEEKILHAEERLFVIEQNLYNELVLSAMDFVPQIQQNARAIGIIDCLASFAATARQQRYVKPVVNDSTLLDIRAGRHPVIERQLPPGEAYIPNDIRLDQDEQQIVVITGPNMAGKSALLRQTALIVLLAQIGSFVPADAATIGVIDKIFTRVGASDNLSKGESTFMVEMTETASILNNLSDRSLVLMDEIGRGTSTYDGISIAWAIVEHLHNNPKARAKTLFATHYHELNQLADDCPRVRNYNVAVRESDGRILFMRKLVEGGSEHSFGIHVARMAGMPTAVVLRANEIMHHLEQERASTGLEEGPTEFDEVLAGLETAPKNGKASRGPVAQPAAAVASAPRPSLQLSMFEPADPVLERIREQLQQLDVNTLTPIDALLKLNELKLALGGKGK, encoded by the coding sequence ATGCACGGCACGCTGGGGCCCGCCCCGGTGATTGATACGCCGCTGATGAAGCAGTATTATCAGCTCAAAGAGCAGCACCCCGGCGCCTTGCTGCTGTTCCGCGTCGGCGACTTCTACGAAACCTTCGGCGAGGATGCCGTAACGGCCTCCCGCATTCTAGACATCACCCTGACCAAGCGCGGGGCCGGTACCTCGTCGGAAACCCCGCTGGCCGGCTTTCCCCACCACGCCCTCGACAACTACCTGCCCAAGCTCGTGCGGGCCGGGCAGCGCGTGGCCATCTGCGACCAGCTCGAAGACCCCAAGCAGGCCAAGGGCCTCGTCAAGCGCGGTATTACCGAGCTGGTCACGCCGGGCGTTTCCTTTAATGACAACGTGCTGGAGCGCCGCTCCAACAACTACCTGGCCGCCGTGCATTTCGGCAAGCAGGAGTGCGGCATTGCCTTCCTCGACATCAGCACCGGCGAATTCCTGGTGGCCCAGGGCGACCATGCCTACCTGGGCAAGCTGCTCCAGAATTTCTCCCCGGCCGAGGTCTTGTTCTGCAAAAAGAGCCGCTCGGAGTTTGAGCAGCACTACGGCCCGGATTATTGCCACTACGCCCTCGATGAATGGGTTTTTGGCGCCGACTACACCTACGAAACCCTCACCCGCCACTTCAACACGGCCTCACTCAAGGGCTTCGGCATCGACGGGCTGCGGGAGGGCATTACGGCCGCCGGCTGCATCATGCACTACCTGGCCGAAACCAAGCACACCGACATCGGCCACATTGCCAGCATCGGGCGCCTGGAGGAAGACAAGTACGTGTGGCTCGACCGGTTCACCGTCCGCAACCTGGAGCTGGTCCACGCCCAGCACCCCGGCGGCGTGCCCCTGATTGACATTCTGGACCAGACCGTGACGCCCATGGGCGCCCGCCTGCTGCGCAAGTGGGTGGTGCTGCCCCTCAAGGAGCCCGCCCAGATTCAGCGCCGCCTCGACACGGTGGAAGGCTTGCTCGACAACCCCGAATTGCTGGGCGAGCTGGTGCAGCACCTCAAGCAGATCAACGACCTGGAGCGCCTGATTTCCAAAGTCGCCGTGCGCCGCATCAACCCCCGGGAGCTGCTCCAGCTCAGCCGCGCGCTGGACGCCGTGGGCCCGATTCGGGTGCTGCTGGCCGGCTCGGGCATGCGGGCCTTGCAGAAATTAGCCGACCAGCTCAACGCCTGCGAGACGCTACGGGAGGAAATCAAGGCCAAAATCCGGCCCGACGCGCCCATTCTCACCAACCAGGGCAATGTGCTCAACGAGGGCATTGATGCGGAGCTGGATGAGCTGCGCAGCATTGCTTTTTCGGGCAAGGACTATCTGTTTCAGCTCCAGCAGCGCGAAATCCAGAACACCGGCATTTCGTCGCTGAAAGTGGCTTACAACAAGGTATTCGGCTACTATCTGGAAGTCACCAACTCGCACAAGGATAAGGTGCCGGCCACCTGGATTCGGAAGCAGACCCTGGTGAATGCCGAGCGGTACATCACCGAGGAGCTGAAAACCTACGAGGAGAAGATTCTGCACGCCGAGGAGCGCCTGTTCGTCATCGAGCAGAACCTTTACAACGAGCTGGTGTTGTCGGCCATGGACTTCGTGCCCCAGATTCAGCAGAACGCCCGGGCCATCGGCATCATCGACTGCTTGGCCTCGTTTGCCGCCACGGCCCGGCAGCAGCGCTACGTGAAGCCCGTGGTCAACGACTCGACGCTGCTCGACATTCGGGCCGGCCGCCACCCGGTTATCGAGCGGCAGCTGCCGCCCGGCGAAGCCTACATTCCCAACGATATCCGCCTCGACCAGGACGAGCAGCAGATTGTGGTCATCACCGGGCCCAACATGGCCGGTAAGTCGGCCTTGCTGCGCCAGACGGCCCTCATCGTGCTCCTGGCCCAGATCGGCTCCTTCGTGCCCGCCGACGCGGCCACCATCGGCGTCATCGACAAGATTTTCACCCGGGTGGGCGCTTCCGATAACCTGAGCAAGGGTGAAAGCACCTTTATGGTGGAGATGACCGAAACGGCCAGCATCCTGAACAACCTCTCGGACCGCAGCCTGGTGCTGATGGACGAAATCGGGCGCGGCACCAGCACCTACGACGGTATCAGCATTGCCTGGGCCATCGTCGAGCATTTGCACAACAACCCCAAGGCCCGGGCCAAGACGCTCTTCGCCACCCACTACCACGAGCTCAACCAGCTGGCCGACGACTGTCCGCGGGTGCGCAATTACAACGTGGCCGTGCGCGAGTCCGACGGCCGCATCCTGTTCATGCGCAAGCTCGTGGAAGGCGGCTCCGAGCACAGCTTCGGCATTCACGTGGCCCGCATGGCCGGCATGCCCACCGCCGTGGTGCTGCGCGCCAACGAAATCATGCACCACCTAGAGCAGGAGCGGGCTTCCACCGGCCTCGAAGAAGGCCCCACCGAGTTCGACGAAGTGCTGGCCGGCCTGGAAACCGCGCCTAAAAACGGCAAGGCCAGTCGGGGCCCGGTGGCCCAGCCGGCCGCCGCCGTCGCCTCGGCCCCGCGGCCGAGCTTGCAGCTCAGCATGTTCGAGCCCGCCGACCCGGTCTTGGAGCGCATCCGCGAGCAGCTCCAGCAGCTCGACGTCAACACGCTCACGCCCATTGACGCCCTGCTAAAGCTGAACGAGCTGAAGCTGGCGTTGGGCGGGAAGGGCAAGTAA
- a CDS encoding HNH endonuclease signature motif containing protein, with protein sequence MAAIRKCLSTDDEFRQAVAESLSVARVLNRIGLVPAGGNYRTVHARIARLGLDKSHFTGAAWNVGSRYRNVNKPANLEALLVEGSNYQTFKLKARLIAEGRFVRSCSACKLTHWQEQLIPLELDHVNGINNDNRIENLRLLCPNCHALTETYRGKNQKRARVVERYTRRS encoded by the coding sequence ATGGCTGCTATCCGTAAGTGCTTAAGTACCGACGATGAGTTTCGGCAGGCCGTGGCCGAAAGCTTATCGGTGGCGCGGGTTTTGAACCGCATCGGACTGGTTCCGGCAGGAGGCAACTACAGGACGGTGCATGCCCGCATAGCCCGGCTGGGACTTGATAAAAGCCACTTCACCGGCGCGGCGTGGAATGTGGGAAGCCGCTACCGGAACGTTAACAAGCCGGCTAATCTGGAGGCTTTGTTGGTTGAGGGGTCGAATTATCAGACCTTTAAGCTCAAAGCCCGGCTCATCGCCGAGGGCCGGTTTGTGCGAAGCTGTTCCGCTTGTAAGCTCACTCATTGGCAAGAGCAGCTGATTCCTCTGGAGCTTGACCACGTTAATGGAATCAACAATGATAATAGAATTGAGAATTTGCGCTTACTTTGCCCTAACTGTCACGCCTTAACCGAAACATACCGGGGCAAGAATCAGAAACGCGCCAGAGTGGTGGAACGGTATACACGAAGGTCTTAA
- a CDS encoding J domain-containing protein yields MRNHYHTLGVSEQATTDDIRRAYRRLVLLTHPDRTTDPAAHQQFLLVNEAYDVLSNPARRRGYDALLSAYRNPPRPASPAAPPPRATPPPRAAAPPRQSFRRRATPPIDFRKYQASSRFLGKVLLALALLVFVDYFGLSYPTTASFTGPALYDPGHDRYVVQTDKGRFLTRDESVETMFATNTRLRLRVSVLFHFIREARLLQGGRPLPVLFRHQALFTFTGLLLLMAGLTQGRLLGDAGRINAVIIATALASLVLLMLGK; encoded by the coding sequence ATGCGTAACCATTACCACACGCTGGGCGTGAGTGAGCAGGCCACCACCGACGACATCCGGCGGGCCTACCGCCGGCTGGTGCTACTCACCCACCCCGACCGGACCACCGACCCGGCCGCCCACCAGCAGTTTCTGCTCGTGAACGAAGCGTACGACGTGCTCAGCAACCCGGCCCGCCGCCGGGGCTACGACGCGCTGCTGAGCGCCTACCGCAACCCGCCGCGCCCGGCCAGCCCAGCAGCGCCGCCACCGCGCGCTACGCCCCCACCCCGGGCCGCCGCCCCGCCGCGGCAGTCGTTCCGGCGCCGGGCCACCCCGCCCATCGACTTCCGGAAATACCAGGCCAGCAGCCGGTTCTTGGGCAAGGTGCTACTAGCGTTGGCGCTGCTGGTTTTCGTCGATTATTTTGGCCTGAGCTACCCCACTACGGCCTCTTTCACCGGCCCGGCCCTCTACGACCCGGGCCACGACCGGTACGTGGTTCAGACGGATAAGGGCCGCTTCCTGACCCGGGACGAATCGGTGGAAACCATGTTTGCTACCAATACCCGGCTGCGGCTACGGGTGTCGGTGCTGTTTCACTTTATCCGGGAGGCGCGGCTGTTGCAGGGGGGGCGGCCGTTGCCCGTGCTGTTCCGCCACCAGGCACTGTTCACGTTTACTGGGCTACTACTGCTCATGGCCGGCCTCACCCAGGGCCGCCTGCTCGGCGACGCCGGCCGGATCAACGCCGTTATCATTGCCACGGCCCTGGCCAGCCTGGTGCTGCTCATGCTCGGGAAATGA